A portion of the Sphingorhabdus pulchriflava genome contains these proteins:
- a CDS encoding alkaline phosphatase D family protein, translating into MTAHFDRRLLLKTGVYGLGALSLPGGALAAMQASLTKGFSHGVASGEPLQNSVLLWTRFVSDLTETKLKAEISETPDFRSIIAGAETVAVPGRDYTAKAILSGLEPGKAYYYRFIAPDGSVSPIGQTRTLPEGGIDRYRMAVFSCSNMPFGWFNAYAHAAQVGDFDIALHLGDYIYEYQRGDYPSAKDTVAGRLIEPANEIVSLADYRLRYASYRADPDLQAIHARAPMLCMWDDHEFANDAYADGAQNHQANEGDWQTRKAAAEKAYREWMPVRDLDMGERWTGYRIGDLAQIFMTESRIGARSKPAELQIPKGADQAATLAAIKGFTQGDWQATDRTMLGQVQESWLSSGFQNSKAKWNIWAQQTIMGTILQPDATVDWLAPDAPDFAKARVRRGAMAAKGGIPANLDAWDGYPAARARALSAAQNSKADLVVLTGDSHNAWAFDLKHDGKSAGVEFAGQSVSSPGFESYFTGATPATVAKGVMARNKGLKWMDSSRRGYMIVELTPAQATSEWRFVETVKERSPRLAGLHRMAAQHGKRKLG; encoded by the coding sequence ATGACTGCGCATTTCGACCGCCGCCTGCTTCTGAAAACCGGTGTTTACGGGCTGGGCGCGCTCAGCCTTCCGGGGGGGGCGCTGGCGGCGATGCAGGCATCGCTGACGAAAGGCTTCAGCCATGGCGTAGCGAGCGGAGAACCCTTGCAGAATTCGGTGTTGCTCTGGACGCGCTTTGTCTCCGATCTGACGGAGACTAAATTGAAGGCAGAGATTAGCGAAACCCCTGACTTCCGCTCAATCATAGCGGGTGCGGAGACAGTGGCTGTTCCGGGCCGCGATTACACCGCAAAGGCTATCCTGAGCGGATTGGAGCCTGGCAAAGCCTATTATTACCGCTTCATCGCCCCCGATGGCAGCGTCTCCCCCATCGGCCAAACGCGCACCTTGCCCGAAGGCGGGATTGATCGATACCGGATGGCGGTTTTTTCCTGTTCGAACATGCCGTTCGGCTGGTTCAATGCCTATGCCCATGCGGCACAGGTCGGTGACTTTGACATAGCGTTGCACCTCGGCGATTATATCTATGAATATCAGCGCGGCGATTATCCTTCAGCCAAGGACACCGTCGCCGGACGCCTGATCGAACCGGCAAACGAGATTGTCAGCCTCGCCGACTATCGCCTGCGTTATGCCAGCTATCGCGCCGACCCCGACCTGCAGGCGATCCACGCCCGCGCGCCGATGCTGTGCATGTGGGACGATCACGAGTTCGCCAATGATGCCTATGCCGATGGCGCACAGAACCATCAGGCGAATGAAGGCGACTGGCAAACACGCAAGGCCGCCGCCGAGAAGGCCTATCGCGAATGGATGCCGGTGCGCGATCTGGATATGGGTGAACGCTGGACCGGCTATCGCATCGGCGATCTCGCCCAAATCTTCATGACCGAGAGCCGCATCGGTGCGCGGTCCAAGCCTGCCGAGTTGCAAATCCCCAAGGGCGCTGATCAGGCCGCGACGCTGGCGGCGATCAAGGGCTTTACCCAAGGCGATTGGCAAGCAACCGATAGGACGATGCTGGGGCAAGTCCAGGAAAGCTGGCTGAGCAGCGGATTCCAAAACAGCAAGGCGAAGTGGAATATCTGGGCGCAACAGACGATCATGGGAACGATCCTGCAGCCTGATGCCACAGTCGATTGGCTCGCCCCCGATGCGCCCGATTTCGCCAAGGCGCGCGTCCGTCGCGGCGCAATGGCTGCCAAGGGAGGAATACCGGCCAATCTCGACGCCTGGGATGGCTATCCCGCAGCACGCGCACGTGCGCTTTCCGCCGCGCAAAATTCAAAGGCTGACCTTGTCGTGCTAACCGGCGACAGCCACAATGCGTGGGCGTTTGATTTGAAACATGACGGCAAGTCGGCAGGCGTTGAATTCGCCGGCCAGAGCGTCAGTTCACCCGGCTTTGAGTCCTATTTCACCGGAGCCACTCCAGCGACAGTGGCCAAAGGCGTGATGGCACGCAACAAAGGTCTCAAATGGATGGACAGCAGCCGTCGGGGGTACATGATCGTCGAACTGACCCCGGCGCAAGCGACCAGCGAATGGCGCTTTGTCGAAACGGTGAAGGAACGCTCCCCGCGCCTGGCTGGACTGCACAGGATGGCAGCACAGCATGGAAAACGAAAGCTGGGCTAA
- a CDS encoding DUF3667 domain-containing protein: MSGELDAAGTAIEGALLGAVVEPSQGSAGTNQTGTCLNCGATLGGPFCASCGQKAQVHRTLSAIWHDILHSVLHFDGKMWRTLPMLLVKPGELTRRYVHGERAKFVSPMALFLFSIFLMFAVFSFSGGSAVQNNWQRGAQEEATRLDKEIAATEARLSRPAKLKTGEAKELSAKLNELKMERNGIAFATTGAPIYDEAGVRSSDGGKRWLSYNSKAETGWLWLDQTLDKGAKKMVSNPSLAFYKLQSNGYKFAWLLIPLSLPFVWLVTIGVRGHRFYDHAVFATYSIAFMSLLFLSITLMSRIGLDDSFWGLAFVLIPPIHIYKQLRHAYGLSRGSAMLRASLLLLFIVIVVSLFAMTLLFLGLLG; this comes from the coding sequence ATGTCGGGGGAATTGGATGCAGCCGGAACGGCTATCGAAGGCGCTTTGCTAGGGGCCGTTGTTGAGCCATCACAAGGCAGCGCAGGCACCAATCAAACAGGCACCTGCCTAAACTGTGGCGCGACTCTGGGCGGGCCCTTTTGCGCTTCATGCGGGCAGAAAGCGCAGGTGCACCGGACGCTGTCGGCAATCTGGCACGACATCCTGCATTCGGTGCTGCATTTCGATGGCAAGATGTGGCGCACGCTGCCCATGTTGCTGGTCAAGCCGGGCGAACTGACGCGGCGCTATGTCCATGGCGAGCGCGCGAAATTCGTCTCTCCAATGGCCCTTTTCCTGTTTTCGATTTTCCTGATGTTCGCGGTGTTCAGTTTCTCGGGCGGGTCTGCCGTGCAGAATAATTGGCAACGCGGCGCACAGGAAGAGGCGACCAGGCTGGACAAGGAAATTGCCGCAACTGAAGCCCGTCTGTCGCGGCCCGCTAAATTGAAGACGGGGGAAGCCAAGGAACTCTCGGCGAAACTGAACGAACTGAAAATGGAACGCAATGGCATCGCTTTCGCGACAACCGGCGCGCCGATTTATGACGAAGCAGGTGTCAGATCGAGTGACGGTGGAAAGCGCTGGTTGAGTTACAACAGCAAAGCCGAAACCGGCTGGCTTTGGCTCGATCAGACGCTCGACAAGGGCGCTAAAAAGATGGTGTCGAACCCCAGCCTCGCCTTTTACAAGCTGCAATCCAATGGCTATAAATTCGCTTGGCTGCTGATCCCGCTGTCCCTTCCTTTTGTCTGGCTGGTCACAATCGGCGTGCGCGGGCACCGCTTTTACGACCATGCAGTCTTCGCGACCTACTCGATTGCCTTCATGTCCTTGCTGTTTCTATCGATCACCCTGATGTCGCGCATCGGCCTCGACGACAGCTTTTGGGGGTTGGCGTTTGTTCTGATCCCGCCCATCCACATTTATAAACAGTTGCGCCATGCATACGGACTTTCGCGTGGAAGCGCGATGCTGCGAGCCAGCCTGTTGCTGCTGTTCATTGTCATCGTAGTTTCTCTTTTTGCGATGACATTGCTGTTTCTTGGCTTGTTAGGATAA
- a CDS encoding ExbD/TolR family protein, whose translation MGEVIYFRHRVRYQPSDTPFSQMNITPLIDVMLVLLVMLILAVPVAMHQTSVNLPPPGPITTTKPPTIQNLVVTSDGVAHWNGAIVDDAALQAKLRTLAIAGDTLRIETDGYARYERFNQLIAMVNEAGVENLGFVGNSRYKQWSKPSNS comes from the coding sequence ATGGGAGAAGTTATCTATTTCCGCCACCGCGTTCGTTATCAACCGAGCGATACTCCATTTTCTCAAATGAACATCACGCCGTTGATCGATGTGATGCTGGTGCTTTTGGTAATGCTGATCCTGGCGGTTCCGGTTGCCATGCACCAGACCAGCGTCAACCTGCCGCCGCCGGGTCCGATTACAACTACTAAGCCACCGACCATCCAGAATCTGGTCGTGACATCCGACGGGGTTGCCCATTGGAACGGGGCGATAGTCGATGACGCAGCGCTACAAGCTAAGCTGCGCACATTGGCGATCGCCGGGGATACGCTTCGCATCGAAACCGATGGCTATGCGCGCTATGAGCGTTTCAACCAGCTGATTGCGATGGTGAACGAAGCGGGAGTCGAAAATCTCGGCTTTGTCGGCAACAGCCGTTACAAACAGTGGAGCAAGCCCTCCAACAGTTGA
- a CDS encoding alpha/beta hydrolase fold domain-containing protein, whose protein sequence is MPSLTARLIASLFRMTGSLRKRYSDGPDFLKNIEQSRAEQQFPDAKMRKRLDVRESSYEGRKIFRIAPRDRPVAGHMLYWHGGGYVYPAVDIHWQFLAHMAEKHGIVTTAPLYPLAPEASAEEAVDWAMKFYREFTPERAGPFVMGGDSAGAGLCAAVAQAARDEGRLLPKGLILICPWLDVAVSHPDQPAIEPRDCVLTIGGTHAAAKLYARDLPLSDPRVSPLFGDWEGLPPMLMFGGGDDILVPDARVLKAKLPSIDYVEETGMMHDWPIFFLRESRAAQARMAEFVVRNST, encoded by the coding sequence ATGCCAAGCCTGACTGCACGCCTGATCGCTTCGCTGTTCCGGATGACTGGCAGCTTGCGCAAACGCTATTCGGATGGACCGGATTTCCTCAAGAATATCGAACAGAGCAGGGCCGAGCAGCAATTTCCCGATGCCAAAATGCGCAAACGCCTCGACGTGCGTGAAAGCAGCTATGAAGGGCGCAAGATCTTCCGCATCGCGCCGCGTGACCGGCCGGTGGCGGGCCATATGCTCTATTGGCACGGCGGCGGCTATGTCTATCCGGCGGTTGACATCCATTGGCAATTCCTAGCCCATATGGCGGAAAAGCACGGCATCGTAACCACCGCGCCACTCTATCCGCTGGCACCCGAGGCATCTGCAGAAGAAGCGGTTGACTGGGCGATGAAGTTTTACCGTGAGTTCACGCCAGAAAGGGCAGGGCCTTTTGTTATGGGCGGGGACTCTGCGGGTGCCGGGCTATGCGCAGCGGTAGCGCAGGCGGCGCGTGATGAGGGACGGTTGCTGCCCAAGGGCCTTATCCTGATCTGCCCCTGGCTTGACGTGGCGGTTTCACATCCCGACCAACCGGCGATTGAACCGCGCGATTGTGTGCTGACCATAGGCGGCACGCATGCCGCGGCCAAACTCTACGCCCGTGACTTGCCGCTCAGCGACCCCAGGGTCAGTCCGCTGTTCGGCGATTGGGAAGGCCTGCCACCGATGCTGATGTTCGGCGGCGGCGACGACATATTGGTTCCCGATGCACGGGTGTTGAAAGCCAAGCTGCCCTCAATCGACTATGTCGAGGAAACCGGGATGATGCACGACTGGCCAATCTTCTTCCTGCGTGAAAGCCGGGCGGCGCAGGCGCGGATGGCGGAGTTTGTAGTGCGGAACAGCACCTGA
- the rpsL gene encoding 30S ribosomal protein S12, protein MPTINQLVRKGRTPQKAKSKVPAMDQNPQKRGVCTRVYTTTPKKPNSALRKVAKIRLTNQREVISYIPGEGHNLQEHSVVLIRGGRVRDLPGVRYHVLRGVLDTQGVKDRKQSRSKYGAKRPK, encoded by the coding sequence ATGCCAACGATTAACCAGCTGGTCCGCAAGGGCCGGACCCCGCAGAAGGCCAAGTCAAAGGTCCCTGCAATGGATCAGAACCCGCAAAAGCGTGGTGTCTGCACCCGCGTTTATACCACGACTCCGAAAAAGCCGAACTCCGCTCTTCGTAAGGTTGCCAAGATCCGTCTGACCAACCAGCGCGAAGTCATTTCCTATATCCCGGGCGAAGGCCACAACCTGCAGGAGCACAGCGTTGTGCTTATCCGCGGTGGTCGTGTTCGCGACCTTCCCGGTGTCCGTTACCATGTCCTGCGCGGCGTGCTCGACACACAGGGCGTTAAGGACCGCAAGCAGTCGCGTTCGAAATACGGCGCGAAGCGTCCTAAGTAA
- the rpsG gene encoding 30S ribosomal protein S7 gives MSRRRRPEKRVILPDPKFGDLVLSKFMNNLMLDGKKSVAERIVYGALETVEAKAKKDPVQLFHDALNNVKPGIEVRSRRVGGATYQVPCEVRPERAQALAIRWLISASRNRSETTMAARLSGELLDAANNRGNAVKKREDTHRMAEANRAFAHYRW, from the coding sequence ATGTCACGTCGTCGTCGTCCCGAAAAGCGGGTCATCCTGCCCGATCCCAAATTTGGTGATCTGGTGCTTTCGAAATTCATGAACAACCTGATGCTTGACGGCAAAAAATCCGTTGCAGAGCGCATTGTTTATGGTGCGCTTGAAACCGTCGAAGCCAAGGCAAAGAAGGACCCTGTCCAGCTTTTCCATGATGCGCTGAACAACGTAAAGCCGGGAATCGAAGTCCGCAGCCGTCGTGTTGGTGGTGCGACTTATCAGGTTCCTTGCGAAGTCCGCCCGGAACGTGCGCAGGCGCTTGCGATCCGTTGGCTGATTTCGGCTTCGCGCAACCGCAGCGAGACCACTATGGCTGCCCGTCTTTCGGGTGAGCTTCTCGATGCTGCCAACAACCGTGGCAACGCCGTCAAGAAGCGCGAAGACACGCACCGTATGGCCGAAGCCAACCGTGCCTTCGCACACTATCGCTGGTAA
- the fusA gene encoding elongation factor G: protein MARSHPLEKYRNFGIMAHIDAGKTTTTERILYYTGKSYKIGEVHDGAATMDWMEQEQERGITITSAATTCFWNDHRLNIIDTPGHVDFTIEVERSLRVLDGAVAAFDGVAGVEPQSETVWRQADKYGVPRMCFINKLDRTGANFYYCVQTIIDRLGATPAVLYLPIGAESDFKGLVDLVESRGIIWKDESLGAEFEYIEIPADMADKAAEYREKLIELAVEQDDAAMEAYLDGNEPDVATLKALIRKGTLNQSFVPVLCGSAFKNKGVQALLDAVVDYLPSPLDIPDVQGVKMDSDEKDSRKAADDASFSALAFKVMNDPFVGSLTFIRIYSGTLTKGTYLNSVKDKKEKVGRMLEMHANERKDIDEAFAGDIIALAGMKETTTGDTLCAERDPIVLERMEFPEPVIELSVEPKTKADQEKMGIALNRLSAEDPSFRVSTDHESGQTIIKGMGELHLDIIVDRMRREFKVEANVGAPQVAYREYLARAVDIDYTHKKQSGGSGQFGRIKFKVTPGERGAGITFTDAVKGGNIPKEYIPSVEKGMRETAESGSLIGFPIIDFDIELYDGAYHDVDSSALAFEIAGRAGMREAAQKAGIKLLEPIMKVEVVSPEEYLGDVIGDMNSRRGMIQGTDTRGNAQVVEAMVPLANMFGYVNQLRSFTQGRANYSMHFSHYDEVPANVAAEVKEKLA, encoded by the coding sequence ATGGCACGCAGCCATCCGTTGGAAAAATATCGCAATTTTGGCATCATGGCGCACATCGATGCCGGTAAGACTACGACTACCGAGCGTATCCTTTATTACACCGGCAAGTCCTACAAGATCGGCGAAGTCCATGACGGCGCCGCGACCATGGACTGGATGGAGCAGGAACAGGAGCGTGGCATCACGATCACTTCGGCTGCCACCACCTGCTTCTGGAATGATCACCGCCTGAACATCATCGACACCCCCGGCCACGTTGACTTCACCATCGAAGTTGAACGTTCGCTGCGCGTGCTCGACGGTGCGGTCGCTGCGTTTGACGGCGTTGCCGGTGTTGAACCGCAGTCGGAAACCGTGTGGCGCCAGGCCGACAAATATGGCGTTCCCCGGATGTGCTTCATCAACAAGCTCGACCGTACCGGTGCGAACTTCTATTATTGCGTGCAGACGATCATCGACCGTCTGGGCGCGACCCCGGCTGTGCTCTATCTTCCCATCGGTGCGGAAAGCGATTTCAAGGGTCTGGTCGACCTGGTCGAAAGCCGCGGCATCATCTGGAAAGATGAAAGCCTGGGTGCAGAATTCGAATATATCGAAATTCCTGCTGATATGGCCGACAAGGCTGCCGAATATCGCGAAAAGCTTATCGAACTTGCTGTCGAGCAGGACGATGCCGCGATGGAAGCATATCTCGATGGTAATGAACCCGATGTCGCAACACTGAAGGCGTTGATCCGCAAGGGCACGTTGAACCAGTCGTTCGTTCCCGTTCTTTGTGGCTCCGCGTTCAAGAACAAGGGCGTGCAGGCTCTGCTCGACGCCGTTGTCGATTATCTGCCTTCGCCGCTCGACATTCCTGACGTGCAGGGTGTGAAGATGGACAGCGATGAAAAGGATAGCCGCAAGGCTGCCGACGATGCGTCCTTCTCGGCTCTGGCATTCAAGGTGATGAACGACCCGTTCGTCGGCTCGCTGACCTTCATCCGCATCTATTCGGGCACGCTCACCAAGGGCACCTACCTGAACTCGGTGAAGGACAAGAAGGAAAAGGTCGGTCGTATGCTCGAAATGCATGCGAACGAGCGTAAGGACATTGACGAAGCCTTTGCTGGCGACATCATTGCGCTTGCTGGCATGAAAGAAACCACCACCGGCGATACTCTGTGCGCCGAACGCGATCCTATTGTGCTCGAACGCATGGAATTCCCCGAGCCGGTTATCGAACTGTCGGTTGAACCCAAGACCAAGGCTGATCAGGAAAAGATGGGCATCGCGCTCAACCGCCTGTCGGCTGAAGATCCCTCATTCCGCGTTTCGACCGACCATGAATCGGGCCAGACAATCATCAAGGGCATGGGCGAGCTTCACCTCGACATCATCGTTGATCGTATGCGCCGCGAATTCAAGGTTGAGGCCAATGTCGGCGCGCCGCAGGTGGCATACCGCGAATATCTCGCTCGCGCTGTCGACATCGATTACACCCACAAGAAACAGTCAGGTGGGTCGGGCCAGTTCGGTCGCATCAAGTTCAAGGTAACACCGGGCGAGCGTGGTGCAGGCATCACCTTCACCGATGCGGTCAAGGGCGGTAACATTCCGAAGGAATATATCCCCTCGGTTGAAAAGGGCATGCGCGAAACCGCCGAAAGCGGCTCGCTCATCGGCTTCCCGATCATCGACTTTGACATCGAACTGTATGACGGCGCCTATCACGATGTCGACTCATCGGCGCTGGCGTTCGAAATCGCAGGTCGTGCCGGTATGCGCGAAGCCGCGCAGAAGGCAGGCATCAAGCTTCTCGAACCGATCATGAAGGTCGAAGTCGTTTCTCCGGAAGAATATCTGGGCGACGTCATCGGCGACATGAACTCGCGTCGTGGCATGATCCAGGGCACCGATACCCGCGGCAATGCGCAGGTTGTCGAAGCCATGGTGCCGCTGGCGAACATGTTTGGGTACGTCAACCAGCTGCGTTCGTTCACGCAGGGACGCGCCAACTACTCGATGCATTTCTCGCATTATGACGAGGTTCCGGCAAACGTCGCAGCCGAAGTCAAAGAGAAGCTTGCCTGA
- the tuf gene encoding elongation factor Tu gives MAKAKFERTKPHCNIGTIGHVDHGKTTLTAAITKIMAEINGGEAVDFANIDKAPEERERGITISTAHVEYETANRHYAHVDCPGHADYVKNMITGAAQMDGAILVVNSADGPMPQTREHILLARQVGVPALVVYMNKVDQVDDAEILELVEMEIRELLSSYGFDGDNIPVVKGSALAALEGRDDEIGKNSIIALMDAVDSAIPQPERPVDKPFLMPVEDVFSISGRGTVVTGRVETGIVKVGEEVEIVGIKDTKKTTVTGVEMFRKLLDEGRAGDNIGALIRGVGREEVERGQVLAKPGSVTPHTEFSAEIYVLSKDEGGRHTPFFANYRPQFYFRTTDVTGEVILPEGTEMVMPGDNVTIAVKLIAPIAMEQGLRFAIREGGRTVGSGVVSTITK, from the coding sequence ATGGCAAAGGCTAAATTTGAGCGGACGAAACCGCACTGCAACATCGGCACCATCGGTCACGTTGACCATGGCAAGACCACGCTGACCGCTGCGATCACCAAGATCATGGCTGAAATCAACGGCGGTGAAGCTGTTGACTTCGCAAACATCGACAAGGCTCCCGAAGAGCGCGAGCGCGGCATCACCATTTCGACCGCACACGTCGAATATGAAACCGCCAACCGTCACTATGCCCACGTCGATTGCCCGGGCCACGCTGACTATGTGAAGAACATGATCACCGGTGCTGCCCAGATGGACGGCGCGATCCTCGTTGTGAACTCGGCTGACGGCCCGATGCCGCAGACCCGCGAGCACATCCTGCTTGCCCGTCAGGTTGGCGTTCCTGCACTGGTCGTTTACATGAACAAGGTTGACCAGGTTGATGACGCCGAAATCCTCGAGCTCGTCGAAATGGAAATCCGCGAGCTGTTGAGCAGCTATGGCTTTGACGGCGACAACATCCCCGTTGTCAAGGGTTCGGCACTTGCCGCACTTGAAGGCCGTGACGACGAAATCGGCAAGAACTCGATCATCGCGCTGATGGATGCTGTTGACAGCGCCATTCCGCAGCCCGAGCGTCCGGTTGACAAGCCGTTCCTGATGCCCGTCGAAGACGTGTTCTCGATCTCTGGTCGTGGTACCGTTGTGACCGGTCGCGTCGAAACCGGTATCGTCAAGGTTGGTGAAGAAGTCGAAATCGTCGGCATCAAGGACACCAAGAAGACGACCGTTACCGGCGTTGAAATGTTCCGCAAGCTGCTCGACGAAGGTCGTGCAGGCGACAACATCGGCGCGCTGATCCGTGGCGTTGGCCGTGAAGAAGTTGAGCGTGGCCAGGTTCTGGCGAAGCCCGGTTCGGTTACGCCGCACACCGAGTTCTCGGCTGAAATCTACGTTCTGTCGAAGGATGAAGGCGGCCGTCACACGCCGTTCTTTGCGAACTATCGTCCGCAGTTCTACTTCCGCACCACCGACGTGACCGGCGAAGTGATCCTTCCCGAAGGCACTGAAATGGTTATGCCTGGCGACAACGTCACGATCGCTGTCAAGCTGATCGCGCCGATCGCCATGGAGCAGGGCCTGCGCTTTGCTATCCGTGAAGGTGGCCGCACCGTCGGTTCTGGGGTTGTCAGCACCATCACGAAGTAA
- the rpsJ gene encoding 30S ribosomal protein S10, with amino-acid sequence METQNIRIRLKAFDHRVLDQATGDIADTARRTGALIRGPIPLPTRIEKFTVNRGPHVDKKSREQFEVRTYKRLLDIVQPTPQTVDALMKLELAAGVNVEIKLA; translated from the coding sequence ATGGAAACGCAGAATATCCGCATTCGTCTGAAAGCATTTGACCATCGCGTCCTCGATCAGGCGACTGGTGATATCGCTGACACCGCACGCCGCACTGGCGCACTTATCCGCGGTCCCATCCCCCTTCCTACCCGTATAGAAAAGTTCACCGTCAATCGCGGCCCGCACGTCGACAAAAAGTCGCGCGAGCAGTTTGAGGTGCGCACTTACAAGCGGCTGCTGGATATCGTGCAGCCCACCCCGCAGACGGTCGATGCTTTGATGAAGCTCGAGCTCGCTGCTGGCGTTAATGTAGAAATCAAGCTGGCCTAA
- the rplC gene encoding 50S ribosomal protein L3, with translation MRTGVIAKKMGMMRLFNEDGRHVPVTVLALEGCQVVGQRNEDKDGYYAVRLGAGARKAKNVNKPQRGEFAKAQVEPKARVAEFRVDNADGLLPVGATIAADHFVDGQLVDITGHTQGKGFAGAMKRWGFGGMRATHGVSISHRAHGSTGNRQDPGKVFKNKKMAGHMGDRQRTQQNLEIVRTDVARGLIFVRGSVPGSKNGWLLVRDAVKVPAPEGAPFPGALKNDNEAPVIEEEVVVAAEAEVTEAPAVEAAAEAPAAETPAAEAPAADAGEEQKEG, from the coding sequence ATGCGTACTGGCGTGATCGCCAAAAAAATGGGCATGATGCGCCTCTTCAATGAAGATGGTCGTCACGTACCTGTCACCGTTCTGGCGCTGGAAGGCTGCCAGGTGGTTGGACAACGCAACGAAGACAAGGATGGCTATTATGCTGTTCGTCTCGGAGCAGGTGCCCGTAAGGCGAAAAATGTAAACAAGCCGCAACGTGGTGAATTTGCCAAGGCTCAGGTTGAGCCCAAGGCCCGCGTTGCTGAATTCCGCGTCGACAATGCCGACGGGCTGCTGCCTGTGGGCGCAACCATTGCGGCTGACCACTTTGTGGACGGCCAGCTGGTCGACATCACTGGCCACACCCAGGGTAAGGGTTTTGCTGGTGCGATGAAGCGTTGGGGTTTCGGCGGTATGCGCGCAACCCACGGTGTTTCGATCTCGCACCGCGCCCATGGTTCGACGGGTAACCGTCAGGATCCGGGTAAGGTTTTCAAGAACAAGAAAATGGCAGGTCACATGGGTGACCGTCAGCGTACCCAGCAGAATCTGGAAATCGTCCGCACCGACGTTGCGCGCGGACTGATTTTCGTTCGTGGCTCGGTTCCGGGTTCGAAGAATGGCTGGTTGCTCGTTCGCGATGCCGTCAAGGTTCCGGCACCCGAAGGTGCTCCGTTCCCGGGCGCGCTGAAAAACGACAATGAAGCGCCGGTCATCGAGGAAGAAGTGGTCGTTGCCGCTGAAGCCGAAGTCACCGAAGCTCCGGCTGTAGAAGCTGCTGCTGAAGCACCTGCCGCTGAAACCCCTGCAGCCGAGGCACCCGCCGCGGACGCAGGCGAAGAGCAGAAGGAGGGCTAA
- the rplD gene encoding 50S ribosomal protein L4: MKLKVQTLDAKAKGDIDLNDAVFGLEPRADILHRIITWQREKARGTARPTRERSDVSRTGKKFGRQKGGGTARHGDRAAPTFIGGGKAHGARLRDFNPSLNKKIRALGLKMALSSKAKAGTLIVLEDLDMKEGKTKALAGQLSKLGFGKTTLVIDGEGVNDNFRKASANIVGVNVLPAVGANVYDILKHETLVLTRAAVEKLEARFNG; encoded by the coding sequence ATGAAGCTCAAGGTTCAAACCCTCGACGCCAAGGCAAAAGGCGACATTGATCTGAATGATGCTGTGTTCGGCCTCGAACCGCGCGCAGACATTCTGCACCGCATCATCACCTGGCAGCGTGAAAAGGCACGCGGTACGGCTCGTCCGACCCGCGAGCGTTCAGACGTTTCCCGCACCGGCAAGAAGTTCGGTCGTCAGAAGGGTGGCGGTACTGCCCGTCACGGTGACCGTGCTGCCCCGACTTTCATCGGTGGTGGTAAGGCTCACGGTGCCCGTCTGCGTGACTTCAACCCGTCGCTCAACAAGAAGATCCGTGCGCTCGGCCTGAAAATGGCGCTTTCGAGCAAGGCGAAAGCCGGCACGCTGATCGTTCTTGAAGATCTGGATATGAAAGAAGGCAAGACCAAGGCTCTTGCTGGTCAGCTTTCGAAGCTCGGCTTCGGCAAGACGACCCTCGTCATTGACGGTGAAGGCGTAAACGACAATTTCCGCAAGGCTTCGGCCAATATCGTCGGCGTCAATGTGCTCCCCGCCGTGGGCGCCAACGTCTATGACATTCTGAAGCATGAAACGCTGGTCCTGACCCGCGCTGCGGTTGAAAAGCTGGAGGCCCGTTTCAATGGCTAA
- a CDS encoding 50S ribosomal protein L23 has protein sequence MAKKEAIDVRHYDVIVAPHITEKATLLSENNAVVFKVAGDATKPQIKAAVEALFDVKVKGVNTLVQKGKVKRWKGKPYTRNDVKKAVVTLAEGQSIDVTTGI, from the coding sequence ATGGCTAAGAAAGAAGCAATCGACGTCCGTCACTATGACGTGATCGTTGCGCCGCACATTACCGAAAAGGCGACCTTGCTGTCTGAAAACAACGCCGTTGTTTTCAAGGTGGCAGGCGATGCGACCAAGCCGCAGATCAAGGCCGCTGTGGAAGCATTGTTCGACGTCAAGGTAAAGGGCGTGAACACGCTTGTCCAAAAGGGCAAAGTCAAGCGGTGGAAGGGTAAGCCCTACACTCGCAACGACGTCAAAAAGGCCGTTGTGACGCTGGCTGAAGGCCAGTCGATCGACGTCACCACCGGTATCTAA